TGAAGGACCGCAATCGCTTCAGGGCGTTGCCCGTCCGTATCAGCGATCACCGGCGTCTTGGTCGCCAGCGCCTGCAGCGCCGCCTCCAGGAACTCCGCATTCCCCAGCGCGTCGCGCCCGGAGATGCAGATCGAGTGCACCGGCGAACGGCTGAGCCCGCGCGTCACCTCCCGCGCCAGCGCCTCCGAGGTGTACATCGTCGCCGTCTCCGCCGGCCCGGCAAAGCGAATCAACATCTGCCGCCGACCGGCCCAGACCCCGTGGCGCTGGATGCCGATCGGGATCCCCGCGAGCGCTGCCGCCAGTACTGGTCTCGTCCCCATCTAGGTCGAAGTCCTTGCCGGTGTGGGCCCCGCAGCCGCCAGGCGGGCGATGCGGTCGCAGAGCGCCGGGAAGCTGATCCCCGCCGCTGCCGCAGCCTGTGGTATCAGGCTCGTCTCCGTCATCCCCGGAAGCGTATTGGCCTCCAGGCAGAAGAAGTCACCGGATGGCGTCATCCGGAAGTCGATCCGCGCACACCCGCCGAGCTTTAACGCGCCAAACGCGCGCTTCGCTAGCCGCTGCACCTCGGCGGTCTGCTCCGGGGTCAGGTCGGCCGGGAAGATCTCCTGCGCCATCCCCGGCGTGTACTTGCACTCGTAGTCGTAGAGCTCCTTCACGGGAATGATCTCCCCCACCGGGAGCGCCTCCCCGCCCAGGATCCCCACCGTCAGCTCCCGCCCCGGGACGAAGGCCTCGAGCATCACCTCGTCATCGTGGCGAAACGCCTCGTCTATCGCTGCCTGGAGCTCCGCGGGATCCTTCACCAGCGACAGCCCCACCGTCGACCCCTGCTTGCTCGGCTTGACGATCACCGGGAAGCCGAGCCGCCCCTGTACCTCCTCGACCGTCGCCGGCGCCATCAGCCAGTCGGCCGTCGGCACCCCCGCCGCCCGGAAAAGGTGCTTCGCCAAGTCCTTGTCCATCGCCAGCGCGCTCGCCAGGTGCCCGCTCCCCGTGTAGGGAATGCCCGTGAGGTCGAGCAGCGCCTGGATCGTCCCGTCCTCCCCCGTCCCTCCATGTAACGCCAGGAAGATCACCTCGGTGTCCGCGAGATGATCGAGCGTCCCCGGCAGCGCCCGGTTGAGCCGTACCAGCGCCTGCACGTCCGGCGGCACGGTCTTCACCACGCGCCCCCCCTCGAGCATGAGCTGTTCGTCGGCCGCGGTCAGCGTCCCCCGCGCCGTATCGACCACCCGGACCTCATGCCCGGCCGCGCGCAGCGCGCCGGCAACACGGAGGCCCGACGCCAACGACACGTCACGCTCAGAGGATGTCCCCCCCATCAACACCGTCACCCGCATCGGCGCCCTCTCGTCTTCTCGTCTTCCCGTCTTCCCGTCTTCTGTCATCGCCCCATCAGGTACTGCAGCAGGTCGCCCCGCGTGACGATCCCTTGCACCTGACCGTGCGACTGCACCAGCACCGCCGGGTTGGTCTTGGAGAGCAGCTTGGCCACGTTGTCGGCCGGCGTGTTCACGTCGATGATCGGGAACGGCGGGTCCATCACGTCGCCCACCGTGGCATCCAGCAGCTTGCCGTTCTCCAGCGCCTTGGCCGAGAGCGTGTGCTCGTTGACCGATCCCACGCACACGGCCCCTTCCATCACGGGCAGCTGCGAGATGTCGTGCAACGACATCAGCCGCAACGCCTGGCGCACCGGGGCCCCCGGCGAGGTGCTGACCATCACCGGCGCACCGCCGGGCTTCACGTTGATCACCTGCGCGATCGTCGCCTTGTCGGCCTCGAGCAGCTGGTTCTCCCGCATCCACTCGTCGTTGTACAGCTTCGAGAGGTATCGCTCCCCGGTGTCGCACAGGAACGTCACCACCAAGGCATCGGGATCGTTGATGCGGCGCGCCACGTTGAGCGCCGCGTGCGCGATGAGCCCCGCCGAGCCGCCGACGAAGAGCCCCTCTTCACGCGTGAGGCGCCGCGCCATCGAAAACGCGTCCTTGTCGCCCACCGTCTGGAACTCGTCGATCACGCTCATGTCGAGCGTTCCGGGGACCTTGTCCTGCCCGATCCCTTCGACCTTGTACGGCGCCCCTTCAGGCTTCCCCTCGCCCTGGCTGCGCCACATCTCGGCCAGGATCGACCCCTGCGGGTCGCCGGCGATGATCTGGATCTTGGGGTTCTTCGACTTGAGATAGCGCCCCACGCCGGTCAGCGTCCCGCCGGTTCCCGCCGCGCCCACGAAGTGCGTGATGCGCCCTTCGGTCTGTTCCCACAGCTCGGGCCCGGTGGTCGCTTCGTGCGCCGCCGGGTTGGCCTCGTTGTAGAACTGGTTGGCCAGCACCGCATTCGGCGTCTCGGCCGCAATGCGCCGCGCCATCATCACGTAGTTGTCGGGATGGTCCGGCGGCACCGCCGTCGGCGTGATGATCACCTCGGCCCCAAAGGCCTTGAGCAGGCGGACTTTCTCCTGCGACATCTTGTCCGGCATCGTGAAGATGCAACGATACCCCTTGAGCGCCGCCGCCAGCGCCAAGCCGATGCCGGTGTTGCCGCTCGTCCCCTCGACGATCACCCCGCCCGGCTTGAGCTTCCCGTCGCGCTCCGCCTGCTCGATGATCGGGAGCCCGATGCGGTCCTTCACCGACCCGCCGGGATTGAAGAACTCCGCCTTGCCGTACACCGGCGTGCGGATCCCGCGCGTCACGCGCGTGAGCTTGATGAGCGGCGTCCAGCCGATGGTCTCCAGCACCGACTCGTACACCTGCCGGTTGCGGGGAACGCGGGCGGACAGCTGCGAGAGGGTATCG
This genomic interval from Gemmatimonadota bacterium contains the following:
- a CDS encoding D-alanine--D-alanine ligase: MRVTVLMGGTSSERDVSLASGLRVAGALRAAGHEVRVVDTARGTLTAADEQLMLEGGRVVKTVPPDVQALVRLNRALPGTLDHLADTEVIFLALHGGTGEDGTIQALLDLTGIPYTGSGHLASALAMDKDLAKHLFRAAGVPTADWLMAPATVEEVQGRLGFPVIVKPSKQGSTVGLSLVKDPAELQAAIDEAFRHDDEVMLEAFVPGRELTVGILGGEALPVGEIIPVKELYDYECKYTPGMAQEIFPADLTPEQTAEVQRLAKRAFGALKLGGCARIDFRMTPSGDFFCLEANTLPGMTETSLIPQAAAAAGISFPALCDRIARLAAAGPTPARTST
- a CDS encoding pyridoxal-phosphate dependent enzyme; amino-acid sequence: MTDTLSQLSARVPRNRQVYESVLETIGWTPLIKLTRVTRGIRTPVYGKAEFFNPGGSVKDRIGLPIIEQAERDGKLKPGGVIVEGTSGNTGIGLALAAALKGYRCIFTMPDKMSQEKVRLLKAFGAEVIITPTAVPPDHPDNYVMMARRIAAETPNAVLANQFYNEANPAAHEATTGPELWEQTEGRITHFVGAAGTGGTLTGVGRYLKSKNPKIQIIAGDPQGSILAEMWRSQGEGKPEGAPYKVEGIGQDKVPGTLDMSVIDEFQTVGDKDAFSMARRLTREEGLFVGGSAGLIAHAALNVARRINDPDALVVTFLCDTGERYLSKLYNDEWMRENQLLEADKATIAQVINVKPGGAPVMVSTSPGAPVRQALRLMSLHDISQLPVMEGAVCVGSVNEHTLSAKALENGKLLDATVGDVMDPPFPIIDVNTPADNVAKLLSKTNPAVLVQSHGQVQGIVTRGDLLQYLMGR